AAGAGACCCTTCTCAATGGCGGGGTTATAGCATATCCGACAGATACTTTTTACGGCATGGGATGCGATCTCTTTAATATAAAAGCTATAAGAAAACTCTATCTGATGAAAAGACTTGATGAAAAAAGAGCATTGAGCATCATATGCAGGGATTTTAAAGATGTAAGCACGTATGCTGTTATGAGCAATTTTGCCTTTGAAGTTCTCAAAGGATATTTGCCCGGGCCATACACATTTATTCTTAAAGCAAGAAGGATCATGCCAAAACTGCTCATGACCGTAAAAAAAGAAGTTGGGGTAAGAATCCCTGACCACCCCGTTCCTGTCGGTGTTGTAGAGATGATAGACAGACCGGTAATCAATACCAGCGCAAAACCTTACGGGGGCGAAGTATTCACAGATCCGAGAGATATAGAAAAAGCATTCAAGGGAAGCATAGACATAGTGATTGACGGCGGCATTATGGTTAGTGATCCATCAACCTTAATAAGTCTTGTAGAAGACAAGGTGGAAGTGCTGCGCGAAGGCAAGGGAGTGCTCAAGGGCCTTCTACAGGGATAGGGCCGTCACCCGAGCCTCTCCCGTGTATTCTTTGAAATTTTTGCCAAGCTCTCC
This genomic window from Pseudomonadota bacterium contains:
- a CDS encoding L-threonylcarbamoyladenylate synthase, whose amino-acid sequence is MIVEWDPARPKKRITQLIKETLLNGGVIAYPTDTFYGMGCDLFNIKAIRKLYLMKRLDEKRALSIICRDFKDVSTYAVMSNFAFEVLKGYLPGPYTFILKARRIMPKLLMTVKKEVGVRIPDHPVPVGVVEMIDRPVINTSAKPYGGEVFTDPRDIEKAFKGSIDIVIDGGIMVSDPSTLISLVEDKVEVLREGKGVLKGLLQG